A genome region from Coprococcus phoceensis includes the following:
- a CDS encoding NUDIX hydrolase — MGEKVKRIKRELKYRGTILDMYCDHVEVNGHIAKWDYLQHKGAAAVIPVTKEGKILMVRQYRNALDRYTLEIPAGALDTQGEPGKECAARELEEETGFRSEDLEWLITLRTAVAFCNERVEVYVAKNLIPSKQNLDEDESIDVEAYTMEELKEKIFSGEIEDSKTIASLMSYAVKIKA; from the coding sequence ATGGGTGAAAAAGTAAAAAGGATTAAACGAGAACTGAAATACAGAGGAACGATATTGGATATGTATTGTGATCATGTTGAGGTGAACGGACATATTGCAAAATGGGACTATCTGCAGCATAAAGGTGCAGCTGCGGTGATTCCTGTTACAAAAGAAGGAAAGATTTTGATGGTAAGACAGTATCGAAATGCGTTGGACAGGTATACATTGGAGATTCCGGCCGGAGCTTTGGATACACAGGGGGAACCCGGCAAAGAGTGTGCGGCAAGGGAATTGGAGGAGGAGACGGGATTTCGCTCAGAAGATTTGGAATGGCTGATTACATTGAGAACAGCGGTGGCGTTTTGTAATGAGAGAGTGGAAGTATACGTCGCAAAAAATTTGATACCATCCAAGCAGAATTTAGATGAAGATGAGTCGATTGACGTAGAGGCTTACACAATGGAGGAGTTAAAAGAGAAAATTTTTTCCGGAGAGATTGAAGATTCTAAGACGATTGCTTCGCTGATGTCATATGCAGTAAAAATAAAAGCATAA
- the rny gene encoding ribonuclease Y: protein MPTIITIIIAVVAFIVAAVITRFLTISSLTKDADSKIGSAETRAREIIDDALKTAETTKKEALLEVKEESIKTKNELEKETKERRSELQRYEKRVLSKEEALDKRSEAIEQREANFTAREEQIKQREAKVEELNQQRVQELERISGLTSEQAKDYLLKTVEDDVKHDTARMIKELETQAKEEAAKKAREYVVTAIQKCAADHVAETTISVVQLPSDEMKGRIIGREGRNIRTLETMTGVELIIDDTPEAVVLSGFDPIRREVARIALERLIVDGRIHPARIEEMVEKAQKDVELMIREEGEAAALEVGVHGIHPELIRLLGRMKFRTSYGQNALKHSMEVAQLSGLLASEIGLDVRVAKRAGLLHDIGKSIDHDVEGSHIQIGVDLCRKYKESPVVINAVEAHHGDVEPESLIACIVQAADTISAARPGARRETLETYTNRLKQLEDIANQFKGVDKSFAIQAGREIRVMVVPEQVSDADMVLMARNISKQIEFELEYPGQVKVNVIRESRVTDYAK, encoded by the coding sequence GTGCCAACAATAATTACTATAATTATTGCTGTAGTTGCATTCATTGTTGCAGCGGTCATCACTCGTTTCCTGACGATTTCAAGCCTGACAAAAGACGCAGATTCGAAGATCGGAAGTGCGGAGACTCGGGCGAGAGAAATTATTGATGATGCATTGAAAACTGCTGAGACAACGAAAAAAGAAGCGCTCTTGGAAGTAAAAGAAGAGTCTATCAAGACAAAGAATGAACTCGAAAAAGAGACAAAGGAAAGACGATCTGAATTACAACGCTATGAGAAAAGAGTGTTATCCAAGGAAGAAGCTTTAGACAAAAGATCAGAAGCAATTGAGCAGCGTGAAGCAAACTTTACGGCGAGAGAAGAGCAAATTAAGCAGCGTGAAGCGAAAGTAGAAGAGCTTAATCAGCAAAGAGTACAGGAACTAGAAAGAATCTCAGGATTAACCTCCGAACAAGCAAAGGATTATTTGTTAAAAACTGTTGAAGATGATGTCAAACATGACACTGCGAGGATGATCAAAGAATTGGAAACGCAGGCAAAAGAGGAAGCTGCCAAAAAGGCAAGAGAGTATGTCGTAACAGCGATTCAGAAGTGTGCGGCAGATCATGTTGCGGAGACTACAATTTCGGTTGTACAACTTCCAAGTGATGAGATGAAGGGAAGAATTATTGGTAGAGAGGGACGAAACATTCGTACACTCGAGACAATGACAGGAGTAGAATTGATTATAGATGATACTCCGGAAGCTGTCGTTTTATCAGGATTTGATCCGATCAGAAGAGAAGTTGCGAGAATTGCTCTCGAGAGATTGATTGTAGATGGAAGAATTCATCCCGCAAGAATTGAAGAAATGGTAGAGAAAGCACAAAAAGATGTGGAATTGATGATTCGTGAAGAGGGAGAGGCAGCAGCTTTAGAAGTTGGAGTACATGGTATTCATCCAGAACTGATTCGTCTGTTAGGAAGAATGAAATTTAGAACCAGCTATGGGCAGAATGCATTGAAGCATTCCATGGAAGTAGCGCAGTTATCCGGACTTCTCGCAAGTGAGATTGGTTTGGATGTCAGGGTTGCGAAGAGAGCTGGTCTTTTACATGATATCGGAAAATCAATCGATCACGATGTGGAAGGCTCCCATATTCAGATTGGTGTGGATCTTTGTAGAAAATACAAAGAGTCGCCGGTTGTGATTAACGCGGTAGAAGCGCATCATGGTGATGTAGAGCCGGAATCGTTAATTGCATGTATCGTTCAGGCGGCAGATACAATTTCTGCAGCAAGACCTGGCGCAAGAAGAGAGACATTGGAAACATATACAAACAGATTAAAACAATTAGAAGATATCGCCAACCAATTTAAAGGTGTCGATAAATCTTTTGCTATTCAGGCAGGTAGAGAGATTCGTGTCATGGTAGTTCCAGAACAAGTGTCTGATGCAGACATGGTACTGATGGCTAGAAATATTTCAAAACAAATTGAGTTTGAATTGGAATATCCTGGACAGGTTAAAGTGAATGTGATTCGTGAATCACGTGTTACAGACTATGCAAAATAG
- a CDS encoding regulatory protein RecX, producing the protein MYVTKIEPVTKTKYKVFIDGQFAFVLYKGELSRYHIAQDTEVDERLVSQILSEIVLKRAKLRAMHLLTDMDRTESQLRTKLKQGLYPDDIIEQAMAYVKSFGYVEDENYARRFVLSRQNSKSKKEIYASLCQKGVAKETIDKVMEECYEMEEERGAIQKILEKKRFCAEKATEAEKAKICGYLLRKGFRYEDIRQVIQVSEWNT; encoded by the coding sequence ATGTATGTCACGAAGATTGAGCCAGTGACAAAGACAAAGTATAAGGTATTCATAGACGGACAGTTTGCCTTTGTATTATACAAAGGAGAGCTGTCCCGATATCATATCGCGCAGGACACAGAGGTGGACGAGAGGCTGGTCAGTCAGATTCTCAGTGAGATTGTGTTAAAACGTGCCAAGCTGCGGGCAATGCATCTGTTGACAGACATGGATCGCACAGAATCGCAACTTCGCACGAAATTAAAGCAGGGATTATATCCGGATGATATTATTGAACAGGCGATGGCTTATGTAAAATCCTTTGGATATGTGGAAGACGAAAATTATGCAAGGCGATTTGTGCTCAGCAGACAGAACAGCAAGAGCAAAAAAGAAATTTATGCATCACTCTGTCAGAAAGGTGTCGCAAAAGAGACGATTGACAAAGTCATGGAAGAGTGTTATGAGATGGAAGAGGAACGGGGAGCAATTCAAAAAATTCTTGAAAAAAAGAGATTTTGTGCAGAGAAGGCGACAGAAGCAGAAAAAGCGAAGATTTGCGGGTATCTGCTAAGAAAAGGTTTCCGTTACGAGGACATCCGTCAAGTAATACAAGTTTCTGAATGGAATACTTGA
- the recA gene encoding recombinase RecA — MANEDKQKALDAAILKLEKDFGKGTVMKLGDAGANVSVETVPTGSLSLDIALGLGGVPKGRVIEVYGPESSGKTTVTLHMIAEVQKRGGIAGFIDAEHALDPVYAKNIGVNIDELYISQPDSGDQALEIAETMVRSGAMDIIVIDSVAALVPKQEIEGDMGDSHVGLQARLMSQALRKLTPVISKSNCVVIFINQLREKVGVMFGNPETTTGGRALKFYASVRMDVRRIETLKQNGEMVGNRTRIKIVKNKIAPPFKEAEFDIMFGKGISKEGDILDLATKLDLVNKSGAWYAYNGDKIGQGRENAKIYLGQHPEIMEELEEKIRAHYHLDGSVEKEEEE, encoded by the coding sequence ATGGCAAATGAAGATAAACAAAAAGCGCTGGATGCAGCGATTTTAAAGTTGGAGAAGGATTTTGGAAAAGGTACGGTGATGAAGCTTGGTGATGCAGGGGCGAATGTCTCTGTGGAGACGGTGCCGACAGGTTCTTTAAGTCTTGATATTGCACTTGGTCTTGGGGGTGTACCGAAGGGAAGAGTAATTGAGGTATATGGTCCTGAGTCAAGTGGTAAGACGACGGTTACGTTACATATGATTGCAGAGGTACAAAAAAGAGGCGGAATTGCGGGATTTATTGATGCAGAGCATGCGCTTGATCCTGTCTATGCAAAAAATATTGGTGTAAATATTGATGAATTATACATTTCACAGCCGGATAGTGGAGATCAGGCACTTGAGATTGCCGAGACGATGGTTCGCTCCGGCGCGATGGATATTATTGTAATTGACTCGGTCGCAGCACTTGTTCCGAAACAGGAGATAGAAGGAGACATGGGAGACAGTCATGTCGGTCTGCAAGCGCGTTTGATGTCGCAGGCACTCAGAAAGCTGACTCCTGTTATTAGCAAATCAAACTGTGTTGTGATTTTTATCAACCAGCTTCGAGAGAAAGTTGGTGTGATGTTTGGAAATCCGGAGACGACAACCGGTGGACGAGCTTTAAAATTCTATGCTTCCGTGCGTATGGATGTCAGAAGGATTGAAACTTTAAAACAGAATGGTGAGATGGTGGGAAATCGTACACGTATCAAGATTGTGAAGAATAAGATTGCACCTCCGTTCAAGGAAGCAGAATTTGATATCATGTTTGGAAAGGGAATTTCCAAAGAAGGAGATATTCTGGATCTTGCAACAAAACTTGATCTTGTGAATAAGAGTGGGGCATGGTATGCCTATAATGGAGATAAGATTGGACAGGGAAGAGAGAATGCGAAGATATATCTTGGACAGCATCCGGAAATTATGGAAGAGTTGGAAGAGAAGATCAGAGCGCATTATCATTTGGACGGTTCCGTAGAGAAGGAAGAGGAAGAATAG
- a CDS encoding sodium:solute symporter family protein: MGVKVILLVIFFAVMAVVGIYSRRHTKSVDAFVLGGRSVGPWLTAFAYGTSYFSAVVFVGYAGQFGWKYGIASTWIGIGNAVLGSLLAWVVLGRRTRVMSQHLRSKTMPDFFGERYQSKSLKIVASVIVFVFLVPYTASIYNGLSRLFEMAFHVPYTWCVVTMAAFTAIYVILGGYMATAINDFIQGIIMLIGIVAVIMAVLNNQGGFVEAIRKLAQIESDVALTAGQPGAFTSFFGPDPMNLLGVVVLTSLGTWGLPQMIHKFYAIKDEKSINTGTVISTIFAIVVSGGCYFLGGFGRLFDGKELYDESGMIVFDSIIPHMLSSLPDILIGIVVVLVLSASMSTLSSLVLTSSSTLTLDFLKDNIIKNMSEKKQVITMQILIVFFIVVSVLLALDPPTFIAQLMGISWGALAGAFLAPFLYGLYWKGVTKAAVWTSFFSGIGITVSNMFFQYISSPINAGAIAMAAGLVIVPIVSVLTPKMEKDTLKQLFACYDEKVVISKKRSLEAGNRERKES, from the coding sequence ATGGGTGTAAAAGTAATTCTGCTGGTGATTTTTTTTGCAGTGATGGCAGTGGTTGGGATTTATTCTCGGAGACATACAAAAAGTGTAGACGCGTTTGTGCTGGGTGGACGTTCCGTTGGACCCTGGCTCACTGCATTTGCGTATGGGACTTCTTATTTTTCGGCGGTTGTATTTGTCGGATATGCGGGTCAGTTTGGATGGAAATACGGAATTGCATCCACATGGATTGGAATTGGGAATGCAGTTCTTGGAAGTCTTTTGGCCTGGGTTGTGCTAGGGAGAAGGACAAGGGTTATGAGTCAACATTTACGGTCAAAGACGATGCCGGATTTTTTTGGTGAGAGATATCAGAGCAAGAGTCTGAAGATTGTAGCATCGGTCATTGTATTTGTATTTTTGGTTCCATATACCGCATCCATTTACAACGGTCTGTCCCGTTTGTTTGAGATGGCATTTCATGTCCCGTATACATGGTGTGTAGTGACTATGGCAGCATTTACCGCTATATATGTAATTCTTGGAGGGTATATGGCAACTGCGATCAATGACTTTATCCAGGGAATCATTATGTTGATAGGGATTGTAGCAGTTATTATGGCAGTGTTAAACAATCAGGGAGGATTTGTAGAGGCGATTAGAAAGCTTGCACAGATTGAAAGTGATGTGGCATTGACAGCCGGACAACCTGGTGCATTTACATCCTTCTTTGGACCAGATCCAATGAACCTTTTGGGAGTTGTGGTACTGACCTCTCTTGGAACCTGGGGATTGCCCCAGATGATACATAAATTTTATGCTATTAAAGATGAAAAATCGATTAATACAGGAACGGTAATTTCGACAATCTTCGCCATTGTGGTATCGGGAGGATGCTATTTTCTTGGAGGTTTTGGACGTTTGTTTGATGGAAAAGAATTATACGATGAATCCGGAATGATTGTGTTTGACAGCATTATTCCACATATGTTATCTTCTTTACCTGATATTCTGATAGGAATTGTCGTCGTGCTTGTCCTGTCGGCATCGATGTCTACACTGTCCTCACTCGTACTAACATCCAGTTCAACATTGACTTTGGACTTTCTGAAAGATAATATCATAAAAAATATGAGTGAGAAAAAGCAAGTTATTACTATGCAGATTCTGATTGTGTTTTTTATTGTCGTTTCAGTGCTGCTTGCACTTGATCCACCGACTTTTATTGCGCAGTTGATGGGCATCTCCTGGGGAGCGCTCGCTGGAGCATTTCTAGCTCCGTTTTTATATGGGTTGTATTGGAAAGGAGTCACAAAGGCTGCGGTGTGGACAAGCTTTTTTTCTGGAATTGGAATTACAGTATCTAATATGTTCTTTCAATATATCTCATCACCAATCAATGCGGGAGCAATTGCTATGGCAGCAGGTCTTGTCATCGTCCCGATTGTCAGTGTCCTGACTCCCAAAATGGAGAAAGATACGTTAAAGCAGTTATTTGCATGCTATGATGAAAAAGTAGTTATCAGCAAAAAACGTTCGTTAGAAGCCGGAAATAGAGAAAGAAAAGAATCCTGA
- a CDS encoding methylglyoxal synthase, with protein MLQDNYVTFEIGKAKHIALVAHDGKKKELVEWCDQNKEILKSHFLCGTGTTSRLIAEKTGLPVKGYNSGPLGGDQQIGAKIVEGQIDFMIFLWDPLEAQPHDPDVKALLRIAVVYDIPIANNLATADFMLHSKYMSEPYCRKVENFNKTIQERVEKMKE; from the coding sequence GTGTTACAAGATAATTATGTTACATTTGAAATTGGAAAAGCAAAGCATATTGCACTGGTTGCTCATGACGGAAAGAAGAAAGAGCTGGTAGAGTGGTGTGATCAGAATAAGGAGATTTTAAAAAGTCACTTTTTATGTGGAACAGGAACGACATCCCGACTGATTGCGGAAAAAACAGGATTACCTGTAAAAGGTTATAACAGTGGACCGCTTGGAGGAGATCAGCAGATCGGAGCAAAGATTGTGGAAGGACAGATTGATTTTATGATCTTTTTATGGGATCCATTAGAAGCACAGCCACATGATCCGGATGTGAAAGCGTTGCTTCGAATTGCAGTCGTGTATGATATTCCGATTGCAAACAATCTGGCAACGGCAGATTTTATGCTGCATTCTAAATATATGAGTGAGCCATACTGCAGAAAAGTAGAAAATTTTAATAAAACAATTCAGGAACGTGTAGAAAAGATGAAAGAATAA